From a single Fusobacterium ulcerans ATCC 49185 genomic region:
- a CDS encoding PTS sugar transporter subunit IIA: MFEKKYIFRLNEKLTRDEALEIVGNKFYHDGIVTAGFVKALQQREKDFPTGMILEKGTNIAISHTDDKYVIKDRIAIIIADNPVIFKSIENGKNDIKCNIFFIMALTKENKNEILSAMADLFENYEDILKRFSVMTDEDILDILL, from the coding sequence ATGTTTGAAAAAAAGTATATATTCAGATTAAATGAAAAACTTACAAGAGATGAGGCACTGGAAATTGTTGGAAATAAATTTTACCATGATGGAATTGTAACAGCAGGTTTTGTAAAAGCATTACAGCAGAGAGAAAAAGATTTTCCAACAGGAATGATTTTGGAAAAAGGGACTAATATAGCTATTTCACATACAGATGATAAATATGTAATAAAAGATAGAATAGCAATAATTATAGCTGATAATCCTGTTATTTTTAAAAGTATAGAAAATGGAAAAAATGATATAAAGTGTAATATATTTTTTATAATGGCATTAACTAAAGAAAATAAGAATGAAATATTATCAGCTATGGCTGATTTGTTTGAAAATTATGAAGATATTTTAAAGAGATTTTCTGTAATGACAGATGAAGACATATTGGATATTCTTCTATAA
- a CDS encoding PTS sugar transporter subunit IIB, producing the protein MGIFSKFLKNDKTEKTEATEEKTEIKINAGKKKYKTIIACGSGIATSTMARSKIEKGFEERGILLDVTQCKIGELEGMAKTLKPDFVVHTVVLPKDQKFDCPVFSGVPFLTGVGMKKTLDEIVEAIKK; encoded by the coding sequence ATGGGAATATTTAGCAAGTTTTTAAAAAATGATAAAACAGAGAAAACGGAAGCAACAGAAGAAAAAACTGAAATAAAAATAAATGCAGGAAAGAAAAAATATAAAACAATAATTGCATGTGGAAGTGGAATTGCTACATCAACAATGGCTAGAAGCAAAATAGAAAAAGGATTTGAGGAGAGAGGGATTCTTTTAGATGTCACTCAATGCAAAATAGGAGAGCTTGAAGGGATGGCAAAAACTTTAAAACCTGACTTTGTAGTACATACAGTAGTTTTGCCAAAGGATCAGAAATTTGACTGCCCTGTCTTTTCAGGGGTACCATTTTTAACTGGAGTTGGAATGAAAAAAACTTTAGATGAAATTGTTGAAGCTATAAAAAAATAA
- a CDS encoding PTS galactitol transporter subunit IIC translates to MNIIQALLDMGAVVVLPIIIFILGLIFRLKPKEAFKSGLTIGIGFIGINLVIGMMVSNLGTATQKMSENFNLNLTTMDVGWPVEAAMSFATPLVVWIFILAIGINFIMLAFNWTNVMNVDLWNFWHFIFTGALVYYSTGSFVLAMIASAITIVIILKLADWAAPIISKYFGMEGVTFAHVETINWLPVGYAINKLIDMIPVIKDIKIELKEKDNTGSLMSIFGDPAIMGLILGVIIGFLAGYDWQAVLLLGINLAAVLFLMPRMTKLLMEGLIPLSEAAQEFMSGRFPGRKVYIGLDGAIAIGDPTIMSVGVMMVPMSLLLAVVLPGNTMLPFADIGIIPILLTWAIIPAKGNIFRAFISSMIIMSLILLIGSSMAPLLTRVAGEVGFNIPKGVGSVSSVDAGSHIISYIMWKVFGIFN, encoded by the coding sequence ATGAATATAATACAAGCATTGCTTGATATGGGTGCAGTAGTTGTTTTGCCAATAATCATTTTTATTTTAGGATTAATATTTAGATTAAAGCCAAAAGAAGCTTTTAAATCTGGCTTGACTATTGGGATTGGGTTTATAGGAATAAACCTTGTTATAGGAATGATGGTTTCTAATCTAGGAACTGCAACACAAAAAATGTCTGAAAACTTTAATCTTAACCTAACTACAATGGATGTAGGGTGGCCTGTTGAAGCAGCTATGTCCTTTGCAACTCCTCTTGTTGTATGGATATTTATACTTGCAATAGGAATAAATTTTATCATGCTTGCTTTCAATTGGACAAATGTAATGAATGTAGACCTTTGGAATTTCTGGCATTTTATATTCACAGGTGCATTAGTATATTACAGTACAGGTTCTTTTGTCCTTGCAATGATAGCTTCTGCAATAACTATTGTAATAATTTTAAAACTAGCAGATTGGGCAGCTCCAATAATAAGTAAATACTTTGGTATGGAAGGGGTAACATTTGCCCATGTTGAAACAATCAACTGGCTCCCTGTTGGATATGCAATTAATAAATTAATAGATATGATACCAGTTATTAAAGATATCAAAATAGAATTAAAAGAAAAGGATAATACTGGGTCATTAATGTCTATATTTGGAGACCCTGCTATAATGGGATTGATATTAGGGGTTATAATCGGGTTTTTAGCAGGGTATGATTGGCAGGCAGTTCTTCTTTTAGGAATAAACCTTGCAGCTGTTTTGTTCTTAATGCCAAGAATGACTAAACTTTTAATGGAAGGATTAATTCCATTATCAGAGGCAGCTCAGGAGTTTATGAGTGGCAGATTTCCGGGAAGAAAAGTATATATAGGTCTTGATGGAGCAATAGCAATAGGAGATCCAACAATCATGTCAGTAGGTGTTATGATGGTTCCTATGTCGCTTCTTTTAGCAGTAGTGCTTCCAGGAAATACAATGCTTCCATTTGCAGATATAGGAATTATTCCAATTTTATTGACATGGGCAATAATTCCAGCAAAAGGTAATATATTCAGGGCATTTATTTCTTCTATGATTATAATGTCTTTGATACTTCTTATTGGTTCATCAATGGCTCCTCTTTTAACTAGAGTAGCAGGAGAAGTTGGCTTCAATATACCTAAAGGTGTAGGAAGTGTATCTTCAGTTGATGCAGGATCGCATATTATTTCATATATCATGTGGAAAGTATTTGGAATATTTAATTAA
- a CDS encoding ABC transporter substrate-binding protein has protein sequence MKKKIITILSLALFIFGCSSKDGEKKTDAPKEKVVVVSQGSKPKSLDPNMYNEIPALAVTEQIFNTLLRIDDNGNVVPELAESYEYASPTELIIKIKKNVKFHNGDTMTVNDVVFSLNRMLEKPASRIMIEIIDKIDILDDSTIKLTLKNSSAPLLFSLAHPLTAILNEKDTKAKNDMIATEPMGTGPYKFVSWGDGEKIEFVAFDDYFEGRPKIDKLIIRAITENSSRLAALETGEIDIAYSVAPVDTGVIEKNKNLELISAPTTSTEYMTLNTTKAPFNNKDFRVALNYALDKQSMADSVFMGKAKPATTIVNPNVFGYSSEVPGFEYNPEKAKELIKKSGVTNPNFKLYVNDNAIRLQLAQIVQANFKEVGIDMEIETLEWGAYLQRTAQGEHTAFIGGWVSGTSDADIVLYPLLHSSSHGGAGNRAFYTNKEFDKEVEIARATSDPEVRKAHYKNAQMILQEESPLIVLLYKNENIGINKRIKGFKYDPTTMHNLYNLDVVEVK, from the coding sequence ATGAAGAAAAAAATAATTACAATTTTAAGTTTAGCTCTCTTTATTTTTGGATGTTCATCTAAAGATGGAGAAAAGAAAACAGATGCCCCAAAAGAAAAAGTGGTAGTAGTTTCACAAGGTTCAAAGCCTAAAAGTCTAGATCCTAATATGTATAATGAAATCCCAGCTCTTGCTGTAACAGAGCAAATTTTCAATACTCTTTTAAGAATTGATGATAACGGAAATGTAGTCCCTGAGCTTGCTGAATCTTATGAGTATGCTTCTCCTACTGAACTTATTATCAAAATCAAGAAAAATGTAAAATTCCATAATGGAGATACAATGACTGTGAATGACGTTGTTTTCAGCCTTAACAGAATGCTTGAAAAACCTGCCAGTAGAATCATGATTGAAATTATTGATAAAATAGATATCCTTGATGACTCAACTATTAAACTTACACTAAAAAATAGTTCTGCACCTTTACTATTTAGTCTGGCTCATCCATTGACAGCTATACTAAATGAAAAAGATACAAAAGCTAAGAATGATATGATTGCTACTGAACCTATGGGAACTGGACCTTACAAATTTGTAAGCTGGGGAGATGGAGAAAAAATTGAATTTGTAGCTTTTGATGATTATTTTGAAGGAAGACCTAAAATAGATAAGCTTATAATAAGAGCTATCACTGAAAATAGCAGCAGACTTGCAGCTTTAGAAACTGGAGAAATAGATATTGCTTATTCAGTAGCTCCTGTAGACACTGGTGTTATTGAAAAAAATAAAAATCTTGAGCTTATCTCTGCTCCAACTACTTCAACTGAATATATGACTTTAAATACTACTAAAGCTCCTTTCAATAACAAAGACTTTAGAGTTGCTCTTAACTATGCACTTGATAAACAAAGTATGGCTGATTCAGTATTTATGGGAAAAGCTAAACCAGCTACTACTATAGTTAACCCAAATGTTTTTGGGTATTCAAGTGAAGTTCCTGGATTTGAATATAATCCTGAAAAAGCTAAAGAGCTTATAAAAAAATCTGGTGTTACTAATCCAAACTTCAAGCTATATGTAAATGATAATGCTATAAGATTACAGCTTGCTCAAATAGTTCAGGCTAACTTCAAAGAAGTTGGAATAGATATGGAAATAGAAACTCTTGAATGGGGAGCTTATCTGCAAAGAACTGCTCAAGGTGAACATACTGCTTTCATAGGTGGATGGGTATCTGGAACTTCTGATGCTGATATCGTTCTTTATCCCCTTCTTCACAGTAGTTCACATGGTGGAGCTGGAAACAGAGCTTTCTATACTAACAAAGAATTTGACAAAGAAGTAGAAATTGCCCGTGCAACTTCTGACCCTGAAGTAAGAAAAGCTCATTACAAAAATGCTCAAATGATATTACAAGAAGAATCTCCATTAATCGTTCTTCTATATAAAAATGAAAATATCGGAATCAATAAAAGAATAAAAGGATTTAAATATGATCCAACTACAATGCATAATTTATATAACCTAGACGTAGTAGAAGTAAAATAA
- a CDS encoding putative ABC transporter permease, which yields MYKYLYYFFIYSFLGWCLEVCYAALNTGRFINRGFLNGPYCPIYGVGVVIILLFVFPLRKNMLVLYVASVILTSILELTTGFALEKIFHYRWWDYSNVPFNIGGYICLKFSLMWGIACIMVVDIIHPIVNDFVKWIPHFIGKILLGIMIIMMAIDLAASVRTVLKLNSRLDRIDKIAVDIHDFSNDIGSKLTTDFLATDKKIQELNKEKEDLVKKLDWDQKRMLKAFPSMKSNHHEKSLDNMKNNLK from the coding sequence ATGTATAAATATCTTTACTATTTTTTTATCTACTCTTTTTTAGGATGGTGTCTGGAAGTATGCTATGCAGCTTTGAATACAGGGAGGTTTATTAATAGGGGATTTTTAAATGGCCCTTACTGTCCTATATATGGTGTGGGAGTTGTAATTATTCTTCTATTTGTTTTCCCTTTAAGAAAAAATATGTTGGTACTCTATGTAGCTTCTGTTATTCTTACTTCTATATTAGAATTGACAACTGGATTTGCTCTGGAAAAAATATTTCATTATAGATGGTGGGATTATTCAAATGTCCCCTTTAATATTGGTGGATATATATGTCTTAAATTTTCTCTTATGTGGGGAATAGCATGTATCATGGTTGTGGATATTATCCATCCAATAGTTAATGATTTTGTAAAATGGATACCACATTTTATTGGTAAAATTTTATTAGGTATAATGATAATAATGATGGCTATAGATTTAGCAGCTTCTGTAAGAACAGTCTTAAAATTAAATTCAAGATTGGATAGAATTGATAAAATAGCTGTAGATATACATGACTTTTCAAATGATATTGGAAGTAAATTAACTACTGACTTTTTGGCTACTGATAAAAAAATACAGGAATTGAATAAAGAAAAAGAGGATTTGGTAAAAAAACTAGACTGGGATCAAAAACGTATGTTGAAAGCTTTTCCTAGTATGAAGTCAAATCATCATGAAAAATCTCTTGATAATATGAAAAACAATTTAAAATAA
- a CDS encoding TIGR03905 family TSCPD domain-containing protein, with the protein MHYYSTEKTCARQIGVTVDGDGIITEIEFVGGCDGNTHGLQNLILGMTKDEVIKRLDGIDCKGKGTSCPDQLAKILKKIK; encoded by the coding sequence ATGCATTATTATTCAACTGAGAAAACTTGTGCAAGACAGATAGGTGTTACTGTAGATGGAGATGGAATCATCACTGAAATAGAATTTGTAGGAGGATGTGATGGAAATACTCATGGACTTCAAAATCTTATTTTAGGAATGACTAAAGATGAGGTTATCAAAAGATTAGATGGAATAGATTGTAAAGGTAAAGGAACTTCTTGTCCTGATCAACTTGCAAAAATATTAAAAAAAATTAAATAA
- a CDS encoding toxin-antitoxin system YwqK family antitoxin translates to MFKKFLLVLATFSIVGCSLSEVDISKKQKRSGIVYIVNEEKPYSGVITGKYENGQLKIKETFKDGKYNGEQFTYYENGQIQSKATFENGVAVGTFYEYYKNGAVAYTGNFLNGKREGDWNRYTSEKELILTEIYKDGELVDVKQYLVDTDKLKDKIKDFFN, encoded by the coding sequence ATGTTTAAAAAATTTTTACTAGTTCTTGCAACTTTTTCAATAGTAGGATGCAGTTTGAGTGAAGTTGATATTTCTAAAAAACAGAAAAGAAGCGGAATAGTATATATAGTAAACGAAGAAAAGCCTTATTCTGGAGTTATTACAGGAAAATATGAAAATGGGCAATTAAAAATTAAAGAAACTTTCAAAGATGGAAAATATAATGGAGAACAATTTACATACTATGAAAATGGACAGATACAATCAAAGGCTACTTTCGAAAACGGTGTAGCTGTTGGAACTTTTTATGAATATTATAAAAATGGTGCAGTTGCCTATACAGGAAACTTTCTTAATGGAAAAAGAGAAGGGGACTGGAACAGATATACAAGTGAAAAGGAACTTATCCTTACTGAAATATACAAAGATGGAGAGCTTGTAGATGTTAAACAATATTTAGTAGATACAGATAAATTGAAAGATAAAATAAAAGATTTTTTTAACTAA
- a CDS encoding GNAT family N-acetyltransferase codes for MEILRKISDKSGEFYIEKDGKRVAEMTFVFAGKDILIADHTWVDDSQKGLGLGKEMFDQLVSYAREHSIKILATCPYVLHELKKHREELLDVIK; via the coding sequence ATGGAAATTTTAAGAAAAATATCAGATAAAAGCGGTGAATTTTATATTGAGAAAGATGGAAAAAGAGTTGCAGAAATGACTTTTGTTTTTGCTGGAAAAGATATACTGATAGCAGATCACACTTGGGTGGACGACAGCCAAAAAGGGTTAGGTCTTGGAAAAGAAATGTTTGACCAGCTTGTAAGTTATGCCAGAGAACATTCAATCAAAATACTTGCTACTTGTCCATATGTTCTTCACGAATTAAAAAAACATAGAGAAGAATTACTAGACGTTATTAAATAG
- a CDS encoding ABC transporter substrate-binding protein — MKKFTTVLLGLSLLLTSCGGNSEKPAATAEKKEPEVIKIGGLAPLTGGLAIYGITASNASKLAFEEINANGGILGKKVEFIVYDEKGDSTEAVTAYNRLVDDGVVALIGDITSKPTLAVAEIAAQDNMPMITPTGTQYNITEAGPNVFRVCFTDPYQGVVLANFAQQKLNAKTAAILVNNSSDYSDGIAKSFAEEAEKLGITIVGKEGYADGDKDFKAQLTKIAPTNPDVLVVPEYYEQAALIATQAREVGIKSTFIGPDGWDGIAKALDKSAYGAIENSYFTNHYSTQDTSEKVQNFIKSYKAKYNEDPSAFSALGYDAAYIVKASIEKAGSTDKKAVVEAMKNINYDGVTGQLTFDAKNNPVKAVTIIKVVDGNYTFDSVIQPK, encoded by the coding sequence ATGAAAAAATTTACCACAGTTTTATTAGGACTTTCGTTGTTATTAACATCATGCGGAGGAAACAGTGAAAAACCAGCAGCCACTGCTGAAAAAAAAGAACCTGAAGTTATCAAAATAGGTGGACTAGCACCACTTACAGGTGGACTTGCCATTTATGGTATTACTGCATCAAATGCAAGTAAACTGGCTTTTGAAGAAATCAATGCCAATGGAGGAATTCTAGGAAAAAAAGTAGAATTTATTGTTTATGATGAAAAAGGAGATTCTACTGAAGCAGTTACTGCATATAATAGATTAGTTGATGATGGAGTTGTAGCTCTTATTGGAGATATTACATCTAAGCCAACTTTAGCAGTTGCAGAAATTGCTGCCCAAGATAATATGCCTATGATTACACCTACTGGAACTCAATATAATATCACTGAAGCAGGACCAAATGTATTCCGTGTATGCTTTACTGACCCATATCAAGGAGTTGTTTTAGCAAACTTTGCACAACAAAAACTTAATGCAAAAACTGCTGCTATTCTAGTAAATAACTCAAGTGATTATTCTGATGGAATTGCTAAATCATTTGCTGAAGAAGCTGAAAAACTTGGAATTACCATTGTAGGTAAAGAAGGATATGCAGATGGGGATAAAGATTTTAAAGCTCAATTAACAAAAATCGCTCCAACTAACCCTGATGTTTTAGTTGTACCAGAATATTATGAACAAGCAGCTTTGATTGCAACTCAAGCAAGAGAAGTTGGAATCAAATCTACTTTCATTGGACCAGATGGATGGGATGGAATTGCTAAAGCACTAGATAAATCAGCTTATGGTGCTATTGAAAACAGTTATTTCACAAATCACTATTCAACACAGGACACTTCTGAAAAAGTACAAAACTTTATTAAATCTTATAAAGCTAAATACAATGAGGATCCATCTGCTTTCTCTGCTTTAGGATATGACGCTGCTTATATTGTAAAAGCATCTATTGAAAAAGCTGGTTCTACAGATAAAAAAGCTGTTGTTGAAGCAATGAAAAATATAAATTATGATGGTGTAACTGGACAACTTACTTTTGATGCAAAAAATAACCCAGTAAAAGCTGTAACTATTATCAAAGTTGTAGATGGAAACTATACATTTGATTCAGTTATTCAGCCTAAATAG
- a CDS encoding branched-chain amino acid ABC transporter permease, translated as MEFLLQIINGLQIGSIYALVSLGYTMVYGIAQLINFAHGDIIMVGAYVSLFSIPVFTRIGLPVWLTVFPAIIICVILGTLTERIAYRPLRNSPRISNLITAIGVSLLLENTFMKLFTPNTRAFPKVFTNAPIVIGRMHLNFGTVVTIILTIALSVGLQYFMKKTKYGKAMMATSEDYGAAKLVGINVDNTIQLTFAIGSGLAAVASVLYVSAYPQVQPLMGSMLGIKAFIAAVLGGIGILPGAVIGGFILGIVESLTRAYLSSQLADAFVFAILIVVLLVKPTGILGKNMREKV; from the coding sequence ATGGAATTTTTACTTCAGATAATAAATGGATTACAAATAGGAAGTATATATGCCTTGGTATCCTTAGGATATACAATGGTTTACGGAATAGCACAGCTCATAAACTTTGCTCATGGAGATATCATTATGGTAGGAGCATATGTTTCATTATTTAGTATTCCAGTCTTTACAAGAATAGGGTTGCCCGTATGGCTTACTGTATTTCCAGCTATAATTATATGTGTAATTTTAGGTACTTTGACAGAGAGGATAGCGTATAGACCTCTTAGAAATTCACCAAGAATTTCTAACCTGATTACAGCCATAGGAGTAAGCTTATTATTAGAAAATACTTTTATGAAACTTTTTACTCCAAATACTAGAGCATTTCCAAAAGTATTTACAAATGCTCCAATAGTTATAGGAAGAATGCATTTAAATTTTGGAACTGTAGTAACTATTATTCTTACAATAGCTTTATCAGTAGGACTTCAGTATTTTATGAAAAAAACTAAATATGGAAAAGCAATGATGGCTACAAGTGAAGATTATGGAGCAGCTAAATTAGTAGGAATCAATGTTGATAATACAATTCAATTAACATTTGCAATTGGAAGCGGATTGGCAGCAGTAGCATCTGTTCTGTATGTTTCAGCTTATCCCCAAGTTCAGCCTCTTATGGGGTCTATGCTTGGAATAAAAGCTTTTATTGCAGCTGTTTTAGGAGGAATAGGAATTCTTCCAGGAGCAGTTATTGGAGGATTTATTTTGGGAATTGTAGAAAGTCTGACAAGAGCTTATCTTTCTTCTCAACTGGCAGATGCTTTCGTATTTGCTATCCTTATAGTAGTACTTTTAGTCAAACCTACAGGGATACTAGGTAAAAATATGAGAGAAAAGGTATAG
- a CDS encoding branched-chain amino acid ABC transporter permease, which produces MSKTKMISYISTFILLAVLYFILTGMIGAGFISRYQTNILTLICINIILAVSLNVTVGCLGQITIGHAGFMSVGAYAAALFAKSGIVEGIPGYILALIIGGIVAGIIGIIIGIPALRLNGDYLAIITLAFGEIIRVLIEYFSFTGGAQGLRGIPRFNKFGVIYIIMAVSVMMMFSVMTSRHGRAVLSIREDEIASGASGINTTYYKTFAFTISAVFAGVAGGVYAHYLGILGARQFDYNYSINILVMVVLGGMGSFTGSILSAIALTILPEVLRGFSDYRMIVYSLLLIMTMIFRPTGLLGRKEFQITKVIERFMKKKGDTNE; this is translated from the coding sequence ATGTCAAAAACAAAGATGATTAGTTATATTTCAACGTTTATTTTATTAGCAGTTCTTTATTTTATACTTACAGGTATGATTGGAGCTGGATTTATTTCAAGATATCAGACAAATATTCTTACACTTATCTGTATAAATATAATTCTTGCTGTAAGCCTTAATGTTACAGTGGGATGTCTGGGGCAGATAACTATTGGACATGCTGGATTTATGTCTGTTGGTGCATATGCTGCTGCTTTATTTGCTAAAAGCGGAATTGTTGAAGGAATTCCTGGATACATTCTGGCTCTTATTATCGGAGGAATAGTTGCTGGAATTATTGGTATTATCATTGGTATTCCAGCTCTTAGATTAAATGGAGATTATCTTGCCATTATTACTCTGGCATTTGGAGAAATCATAAGAGTACTTATTGAATATTTCAGTTTTACTGGAGGGGCACAAGGGCTTCGTGGAATTCCTCGTTTCAATAAATTTGGTGTTATTTATATAATTATGGCTGTATCTGTTATGATGATGTTTTCAGTTATGACCAGCAGACATGGACGAGCTGTTTTATCTATTCGTGAAGACGAAATAGCAAGTGGTGCTTCTGGTATCAATACTACATATTATAAAACATTTGCATTCACTATTTCAGCTGTATTTGCAGGAGTGGCTGGAGGAGTTTATGCACATTATCTTGGTATATTAGGTGCAAGACAGTTTGATTATAACTATTCAATCAACATATTGGTAATGGTTGTGCTTGGAGGAATGGGAAGCTTTACAGGTTCTATACTTTCAGCAATAGCCTTAACTATTCTTCCAGAGGTTCTTCGTGGATTCTCTGATTATCGTATGATAGTTTATTCTCTGCTCCTTATTATGACAATGATATTCCGTCCAACTGGATTATTAGGACGTAAAGAATTCCAGATAACTAAAGTGATTGAAAGATTTATGAAGAAAAAAGGTGATACAAATGAGTAA
- a CDS encoding ABC transporter ATP-binding protein: MSNPILNAKDISITFGALKAVTDFNLEIKENELVGLIGPNGAGKTTVFNILTGVYSPTSGEYKFNGEVINKMPTFKLVKKGLARTFQNIRLFKYLSVLQNVLVANNFNMKYGILAGMFRTPKYWREEKEAEKKAMDLLKIFGLEEYAHTAAGNLPYGKQRKLEIARAMATNPKVLLLDEPAAGMNPTETEELMNTIRLIRDKFNIAILLIEHDMKLVLGICERLVVLDHGNIIASGDPKKVVNDPAVVTAYLGQDDEDEIGGEEE; encoded by the coding sequence ATGAGTAATCCTATTTTAAATGCAAAAGATATATCTATCACTTTTGGTGCTCTTAAAGCTGTTACAGATTTTAATCTTGAAATAAAAGAAAATGAACTTGTAGGACTTATTGGACCAAACGGTGCGGGAAAAACAACAGTTTTTAATATTCTTACTGGAGTATATTCCCCAACATCTGGTGAGTATAAATTTAATGGAGAAGTCATCAATAAGATGCCAACATTTAAATTGGTAAAAAAAGGATTAGCAAGAACATTTCAGAATATCAGGCTTTTTAAGTATCTTTCTGTACTTCAAAATGTACTTGTAGCAAATAATTTTAATATGAAATATGGAATACTAGCTGGAATGTTTCGTACTCCTAAATACTGGAGAGAAGAAAAAGAAGCTGAAAAAAAGGCTATGGACCTTTTAAAAATATTTGGATTAGAAGAATATGCACATACAGCAGCAGGAAATCTGCCATATGGAAAACAGAGAAAACTAGAAATAGCACGTGCAATGGCTACAAATCCAAAAGTGCTTCTTTTAGATGAACCAGCAGCAGGAATGAATCCTACAGAAACTGAAGAATTAATGAATACTATCCGTTTAATTAGAGATAAATTCAACATAGCAATTCTTTTGATAGAACATGATATGAAACTGGTATTGGGAATTTGTGAAAGACTTGTTGTACTGGATCATGGAAATATAATTGCTTCTGGGGACCCTAAGAAAGTAGTAAATGACCCAGCAGTTGTTACAGCATATCTTGGACAGGATGATGAAGATGAAATTGGAGGAGAGGAGGAATAA